Proteins found in one Misgurnus anguillicaudatus chromosome 3, ASM2758022v2, whole genome shotgun sequence genomic segment:
- the prozb gene encoding protein Z, vitamin K-dependent plasma glycoprotein b isoform X1 yields the protein MMMGSFVCYFLLLTLNSYQILSLEDHTVFQPPQEANRVFQRPRRANMFLLEEILKGNLERECFEERCSREEARECFENDQKTEEFWSKYYDGDQCRSNPCKHGGTCRDLIGGYSCKCTEMYSGVNCDTDVSQCPSEGPLVCEHFCRPTDGSYRCFCAQGYTLHSNKRNCLPHVLNPCGISENFNQTSGRGSNIFCPDGRCSWEVKFLNTDGDVICHGVILGQRSVLTSAVCMSMVKDLNITLISAGHQSNVSLQTSSWTPHKRFVSGQLDDNLAFLVLKESIPQEMGVIPLCLPEKDYSENILMRNGREGVVMGGAGHTYLSLDDCQESLNLTFLMTNKMFCMKKLKSGVPVKSKPMREKRCEIKSGSPVATVEGKTAFLTGISLSSGDCKDGLVFTKLSRYLHWIRPLRHAAEK from the exons ATGATGATGGGATCATTCGTGTGCTATTTTCTTTTACTGACTCTCAACAGTTATCAAATCTTGTCGTTGGAGGATCACACAG TATTTCAGCCGCCTCAAGAGGCCAACAGAGTTTTCCAGCGCCCCAGACGTGCTAACATGTTTCTTCTGGAGGAGATACTGAAGGGAAATCTGGAGCGGGAATGTTTCGAAGAGAGATGCAGTCGAGAAGAAGCCCGAGAGTGTTTTGAGAATGACCAGAAAACT GAAGAGTTTTGGAGTAAATATTACG ATGGAGACCAGTGCAGATCAAACCCATGTAAACATGGAGGAACGtgtcgagatctgattggaggTTACAGCTGTAAATGCACCGAGATGTACAGCGGTGTAAACTGTGACACAG atgtttcTCAGTGTCCGTCTGAAGGACCGCTGGTCTGCGAGCATTTCTGCAGACCCACAGACGGCTCGTATCGCTGTTTCTGTGCACAGGGATACACACTTCACAGCAACAAGAGAAACTGTTTACCTCATG TTCTGAACCCTTGTGGGATCTCAGAAAACTTCAACCAAACCAGCGGCAGAGGCAGTAACATCTTCTGTCCTGATGGACGCTGTTCATGGGAG GTGAAGTTTTTAAACACTGATGGTGATGTCATCTGTCACGGTGTGATTCTGGGCCAGAGGTCTGTACTGACATCAGCCGTGTGTATGTCTATGGTGAAAGACCTCAACATCACTCTCA TTTCAGCAGGTCATCAATCAAACGTGAGTCTGCAGACATCCAGCTGGACGCCTCACAAGAGGTTTGTGTCCGGTCAACTGGATGATAACCTGGCCTTCCTCGTGCTGAAAGAGTCCATACCACAGGAGATGGGTGTCATCCCATTGTGTCTCCCGGAGAAAGATTACAGTGAAAATATTCTGATGAGGAACGGCCGAGAAGGTGTGGTCATGGGCGGGGCCGGACACACCTACCTCTCATTGGATGACTGTCAAGAATCCCTCAACCTCACGTTCCTGATGACCAATAAGATGTTCTGCATGAAAAAGCTTAAATCTGGTGTACCTGTGAAGTCCAAACCGATGAGAGAAAAGAGGTGTGAAATAAAGTCTGGGAGTCCAGTCGCTACGGTGGAGGGAAAAACGGCGTTCCTGACCGGAATCTCTCTGTCCAGTGGAGACTGTAAGGACGGACTCGTGTTTACTAAATTATCAAGATACCTGCACTGGATCCGTCCGCTTCGGCACGCCGCAGAGAAATGA
- the pcid2 gene encoding PCI domain-containing protein 2 has product MAHITINQYLQQVVEAIENRDGSFCAEMLSFKHPHVANPRLQLSNPEEKCQQLLEPPYDEMLAAHLRCTFAVSNHDFVEAYKCQTVVVQSFLKAFQAHKEENWALPIMFAVTLDLRIFANNAEQQLQARGKGKVGDMLEKAAEQLMSCFRVCASDNRAGIDDSKKWGMLFLINQLFKIYFKINKLHLCKPLIRAIDSSNLKDDYSKAQRVTYKYYVGRKAMFDSDFKPAEEYLSFSFTHCHRSCQRNKRLILIYLLPVKMLLGHMPTNQLLRKYDLMQFADVTKAVSEGNLLLLNEALVKHETFFIRCGIFLILEKLKIITYRNLFKKVYHLLKTHQLPLDAFLVALKMMKVEDVDIDEVQCILANLIYMGHIKGYISHQHQKLVVSKQNPFPPLSTVS; this is encoded by the exons ATGGCTCATATCACAATAAATCAATACCTGCAGCAG GTTGTGGAGGCGATAGAGAACAGAGATGGTTCATTCTGTGCTGAGATGTTGTCATTTAAACATCCACACGTGGCCAATCCTCGTCTGCAG TTGTCAAACCCGGAGGAGAAGTGTCAGCAGCTGTTAGAGCCGCCCTATGATGAAATGCTAGCAGCACATCTCAG ATGTACGTTTGCTGTCTCCAATCATGACTTTGTGGAAGCTTATAAGTGCCAGACTGTTGTGGTGCA ATCGTTTCTGAAAGCATTTCAAGCTCATAAAGAGGAGAACTG GGCTTTACCCATAATGTTCGCTGTGACCCTTGACCTCAGGATATTTGCAAATAAT GCAGAGCAGCAGTTACAGGCGAGAGGTAAAGGAAAGGTTGGAGATATGCTGGAGAAAGCCGCTGAGCAGCTCATGAGTTGTTTCAGAGTGTGTGCCAGTGACAA tcGAGCTGGCATTGATGACTCTAAGAAATGGGGAATGTTGTTCCTGATCAATCAACTCTTCAAGATCTATTTCAAG aTCAACAAGCTTCACCTGTGTAAACCTCTGATCCGTGCCATCGACAGCTCAAACCTGAAGGACGACTACAGCAAGGCACAGAGAGTCACGTACAAGTATTATGTGGGCAGGAAAGCAATGTTTGACAGTGACTTCAAACCAG CTGAAGAATATCTGAGCTTCTCCTTCACACACTGTCATCGCTCCTGTCAGAGAAACAAGAGACTCATTCTCATCTATCTGCTGCCTGTCAAGATGCTGCtg GGTCACATGCCCACCAATCAGCTGCTGAGAAAGTATGACCTCATGCAGTTCGCTGATGTCACAAAGGCCGTGAG CGAAGGAAACCTGCTGCTGCTGAACGAGGCTCTGGTCAAACACGAGACCTTCTTCATCCGCTGCGGCATCTTCCTCATCCTCGAGAAACTCAAGATCATCACATACAGGAACCTCTTCAAGAAAGT GTATCATCTGCTGAAGACCCATCAGCTGCCTCTAGACGCCTTCCTCGTGGCACTGAAGATGATGAAGGTGGAGGATGTGGACATTGATGAGGTTCAATGCATCCTCGCAAACCTCATTTACATG GGTCACATTAAAGGTTATATTTCACACCAGCATCAGAAACTGGTGGTCAGCAAGCAGAATCCTTTTCCTCCACTATCTACTGTATCATAG
- the prozb gene encoding protein Z, vitamin K-dependent plasma glycoprotein b isoform X2 produces the protein MMMGSFVCYFLLLTLNSYQILSLEDHTVFQPPQEANRVFQRPRRANMFLLEEILKGNLERECFEERCSREEARECFENDQKTEEFWSKYYDGDQCRSNPCKHGGTCRDLIGGYSCKCTEMYSGVNCDTDVSQCPSEGPLVCEHFCRPTDGSYRCFCAQGYTLHSNKRNCLPHVLNPCGISENFNQTSGRGSNIFCPDGRCSWEVKFLNTDGDVICHGVILGQRSVLTSAVCMSMVKDLNITLTGHQSNVSLQTSSWTPHKRFVSGQLDDNLAFLVLKESIPQEMGVIPLCLPEKDYSENILMRNGREGVVMGGAGHTYLSLDDCQESLNLTFLMTNKMFCMKKLKSGVPVKSKPMREKRCEIKSGSPVATVEGKTAFLTGISLSSGDCKDGLVFTKLSRYLHWIRPLRHAAEK, from the exons ATGATGATGGGATCATTCGTGTGCTATTTTCTTTTACTGACTCTCAACAGTTATCAAATCTTGTCGTTGGAGGATCACACAG TATTTCAGCCGCCTCAAGAGGCCAACAGAGTTTTCCAGCGCCCCAGACGTGCTAACATGTTTCTTCTGGAGGAGATACTGAAGGGAAATCTGGAGCGGGAATGTTTCGAAGAGAGATGCAGTCGAGAAGAAGCCCGAGAGTGTTTTGAGAATGACCAGAAAACT GAAGAGTTTTGGAGTAAATATTACG ATGGAGACCAGTGCAGATCAAACCCATGTAAACATGGAGGAACGtgtcgagatctgattggaggTTACAGCTGTAAATGCACCGAGATGTACAGCGGTGTAAACTGTGACACAG atgtttcTCAGTGTCCGTCTGAAGGACCGCTGGTCTGCGAGCATTTCTGCAGACCCACAGACGGCTCGTATCGCTGTTTCTGTGCACAGGGATACACACTTCACAGCAACAAGAGAAACTGTTTACCTCATG TTCTGAACCCTTGTGGGATCTCAGAAAACTTCAACCAAACCAGCGGCAGAGGCAGTAACATCTTCTGTCCTGATGGACGCTGTTCATGGGAG GTGAAGTTTTTAAACACTGATGGTGATGTCATCTGTCACGGTGTGATTCTGGGCCAGAGGTCTGTACTGACATCAGCCGTGTGTATGTCTATGGTGAAAGACCTCAACATCACTCTCA CAGGTCATCAATCAAACGTGAGTCTGCAGACATCCAGCTGGACGCCTCACAAGAGGTTTGTGTCCGGTCAACTGGATGATAACCTGGCCTTCCTCGTGCTGAAAGAGTCCATACCACAGGAGATGGGTGTCATCCCATTGTGTCTCCCGGAGAAAGATTACAGTGAAAATATTCTGATGAGGAACGGCCGAGAAGGTGTGGTCATGGGCGGGGCCGGACACACCTACCTCTCATTGGATGACTGTCAAGAATCCCTCAACCTCACGTTCCTGATGACCAATAAGATGTTCTGCATGAAAAAGCTTAAATCTGGTGTACCTGTGAAGTCCAAACCGATGAGAGAAAAGAGGTGTGAAATAAAGTCTGGGAGTCCAGTCGCTACGGTGGAGGGAAAAACGGCGTTCCTGACCGGAATCTCTCTGTCCAGTGGAGACTGTAAGGACGGACTCGTGTTTACTAAATTATCAAGATACCTGCACTGGATCCGTCCGCTTCGGCACGCCGCAGAGAAATGA